The following coding sequences are from one Epinephelus moara isolate mb chromosome 7, YSFRI_EMoa_1.0, whole genome shotgun sequence window:
- the LOC126393171 gene encoding ADP-ribosylation factor-like protein 4C — translation MGNSFSNISAFQSLHIVMLGLDSAGKTTVLYRLKFNEFVNTVPTIGFNTEKIKLSNGTAKGISCHFWDVGGQEKLRPLWKSYSRCTDGIIYVVDSVDVDRLEEAKTELHKVTKFAENQGTPLLVIANKQDLPKSLPVADIEKQLALHELTPSTTYHIQPACAIIGEGLHEGMDKLYEMILKRRKSLKQKKKR, via the coding sequence ATGGGCAACAGCTTCTCCAACATCTCTGCCTTCCAGTCTCTGCACATCGTCATGCTGGGTCTGGACTCTGCTGGGAAGACCACAGTTCTGTACAGACTCAAATTTAACGAGTTTGTCAACACGGTCCCGACGATCGGCTTCAACACGGAGAAGATCAAGCTGAGTAACGGCACCGCGAAGGGCATCAGCTGTCATTTCTGGGACGTGGGAGGCCAGGAGAAGCTGAGGCCGCTGTGGAAGTCCTACAGCCGGTGCACCGATGGGATCATATAcgtggtggactctgtggacgTTGACAGGCTGGAGGAGGCCAAGACTGAGCTGCACAAAGTCACCAAGTTTGCGGAGAACCAGGGCACGCCGCTGCTGGTCATCGCCAACAAGCAGGACCTGCCCAAATCTCTGCCGGTGGCGGATATAGAGAAGCAGCTGGCTCTGCACGAGCTCACCCCCTCCACTACCTATCACATCCAACCTGCGTGCGCTATAATAGGTGAGGGGCTCCACGAGGGCATGGACAAACTGTATGAAATGATCCTGAAGAGGAGGAAATCTctaaagcagaagaagaagcggTAA